GTTTAAGTCATCTATAGAGAATGTTAAGCCTCTGATAGAAGTGAAACCGCGGAGAGTCGGCGGGGCGACCTATCAGGTGCCTGTGGAGATAAGGCCACAGAGAAGGCTGGCGTTGGCTTTCAGATGGATAATAAATTATGCTCGCGGACGAAATGAGAAAACCATGACAGATAGGCTTGCAGGTGAGCTTGTTGATGCTTTCAACAACGTGGGCAGTTCGATAAAAAAGAAAGAAGATACTCATAAAATGGCAGAGGCAAACAAAGCGTTTGCCCACTACAGGTGGTAACCGGAACAGATGTCGGAACGATTCTCATTAGACAGGACCCGTAATATCGGTATCATGGCACATATAGACGCAGGGAAGACTACAACTACTGAAAGGATACTCTATTATACGGGCGTGACCTACAAGATAGGTGAAGTGCATAACGGCACTGCTGTTATGGATTGGATGCCTCAGGAGCAAGAAAGGGGTATAACAATCACCTCCGCGGCAACAACGTGCTTTTGGAAAGACAATAAGATAAACATTATAGATACGCCCGGGCATGTGGACTTCACTATCGAGGTGGAGAGATCAATGCGAGTTCTGGATGGGGCTGTCATACTGCTTGATTCAGTTTCAGGGGTGGAGCCTCAGACGGAAACCGTTTGGAGACAGGCGGAGCGTTACGGGGTGCCAAGGATTGCATTTTTGAATAAAATGGACAGGGTAGGTTCTGATTTTTATATGTCTGTGGATTCTATGGT
The Nitrospirae bacterium YQR-1 DNA segment above includes these coding regions:
- the rpsG gene encoding 30S ribosomal protein S7 — translated: FKSSIENVKPLIEVKPRRVGGATYQVPVEIRPQRRLALAFRWIINYARGRNEKTMTDRLAGELVDAFNNVGSSIKKKEDTHKMAEANKAFAHYRW
- a CDS encoding GTP-binding protein, whose protein sequence is MSERFSLDRTRNIGIMAHIDAGKTTTTERILYYTGVTYKIGEVHNGTAVMDWMPQEQERGITITSAATTCFWKDNKINIIDTPGHVDFTIEVERSMRVLDGAVILLDSVSGVEPQTETVWRQAERYGVPRIAFLNKMDRVGSDFYMSVDSMVEKLGDSSDGLSGLDEVRRIIAYNLFVGFKRLSCPDSWLKHTITTFRWKMIQVAGRIVSHAGQVILKLAVGIKRL